In the genome of Pseudanabaena sp. FACHB-2040, one region contains:
- the ftsH gene encoding ATP-dependent zinc metalloprotease FtsH encodes MHATRKLNPAQSRTAKGATATGLLTVGWFLLQSLLPVSVAIAQERNPEELTYGQFLEKIEQGQVEQVDLDQTRGIASVRLAGQPEDEPPQKVTLFAGERNPELIRLLRDNDVDVEIADAGGNGALAWLATNSLLALILVFGLLMILRRSASGAGNAMNFGRSRARFQMEAKTGVVFDDVAGIEEAKEELQEVVSFLKNPEKFTAIGARIPKGVLLIGQPGTGKTLLAKAIAGEAAVPFFSISGSEFVEMFVGVGASRVRDLFRKAKENAPCIVFIDEIDAVGRQRGTGIGGGNDEREQTLNQLLTEMDGFEGNSGIIVIAATNRVDVLDMALLRPGRFDRQIVVDLPTYRGRLAILEVHARNKKIDPEVSLEAVARRTPGFSGAELANLLNEAAILTARRRKETVTMVDIEDAIDRVTIGLSLTPLLDSSRKRMTAYHEIGHALVGTLLQHADSVNKVTIIPRSGGVEGFTQFLPSEDVIDSGLYTRNWLIDRITVALGGLAAEAEVYGEDETTTGAGSDIKQVTSLARQMVTLFGMSDLGPLALESSDNQVFLGRNLMPRSEYSEALATQIDGQVREIAKQSFDRAREVLRNNRPLMDRLVDMLLEQETMDGDQFRQLVAEYTPLPEKTLVQSNT; translated from the coding sequence ATGCACGCTACCCGCAAGCTAAATCCGGCCCAGTCACGCACCGCCAAAGGGGCAACTGCCACGGGCTTGCTGACAGTGGGTTGGTTTCTCTTGCAGAGCCTGCTGCCGGTGTCTGTTGCGATCGCACAAGAGCGCAACCCTGAGGAGCTGACCTACGGGCAGTTCTTGGAGAAGATCGAGCAGGGGCAGGTGGAACAGGTTGATCTAGACCAGACCCGAGGCATTGCCTCTGTGCGTCTGGCAGGACAGCCCGAAGATGAGCCTCCCCAGAAGGTCACGCTGTTCGCTGGAGAGCGCAACCCTGAGCTAATCCGCCTATTGCGGGACAACGACGTAGATGTTGAGATCGCTGATGCCGGTGGCAATGGCGCACTGGCTTGGTTGGCGACTAACTCTCTGCTAGCCCTGATCCTGGTCTTTGGTCTGCTGATGATTTTGCGGCGATCGGCCTCAGGGGCAGGCAATGCCATGAACTTTGGCCGCTCTCGGGCTCGCTTCCAAATGGAGGCAAAAACAGGAGTAGTCTTCGATGATGTCGCGGGCATTGAAGAAGCTAAGGAAGAACTGCAGGAGGTCGTTTCCTTCCTGAAGAACCCAGAGAAATTTACCGCTATTGGAGCCCGCATTCCTAAAGGAGTGCTGCTAATTGGTCAACCCGGCACCGGTAAGACCCTGCTGGCAAAAGCGATCGCAGGGGAAGCTGCCGTTCCCTTCTTCAGCATCTCTGGCTCAGAATTTGTCGAAATGTTTGTTGGCGTCGGCGCTTCTCGGGTGCGCGACCTGTTCCGCAAGGCCAAGGAAAACGCTCCTTGCATTGTCTTCATCGATGAAATTGATGCCGTCGGTCGCCAGCGAGGAACGGGCATTGGCGGTGGCAACGATGAGCGGGAGCAGACCCTTAACCAGCTGCTGACCGAAATGGACGGCTTCGAGGGCAACAGCGGCATCATCGTGATTGCGGCGACCAACCGAGTAGATGTGCTAGATATGGCCCTGCTGCGGCCAGGCCGATTTGACCGCCAGATTGTCGTAGACCTGCCAACTTACCGGGGTCGTCTGGCGATTTTAGAAGTCCATGCCCGCAACAAAAAGATTGACCCAGAAGTTTCCCTAGAAGCTGTGGCCCGTCGCACACCTGGCTTTTCGGGAGCGGAGTTAGCTAACTTGCTGAATGAGGCCGCCATTTTGACGGCTCGCCGCCGCAAAGAGACGGTCACGATGGTAGACATTGAAGACGCCATTGACCGGGTAACCATCGGCCTCAGCCTAACGCCCCTGCTAGACAGCAGCCGCAAACGGATGACGGCCTACCACGAAATCGGCCATGCCCTAGTCGGCACGCTTCTACAGCATGCTGACTCAGTCAATAAGGTGACTATTATCCCTCGTTCAGGCGGGGTCGAGGGCTTTACCCAATTTTTGCCCAGTGAAGACGTGATCGATAGCGGCCTCTACACCCGCAACTGGCTAATAGATCGAATCACCGTTGCCTTAGGAGGTCTGGCAGCCGAAGCCGAGGTCTATGGGGAAGATGAAACTACCACCGGAGCCGGTTCTGACATTAAGCAGGTAACCAGTCTGGCGCGGCAGATGGTAACGCTGTTTGGTATGTCGGATTTGGGGCCACTGGCGCTAGAGAGCTCGGACAATCAGGTATTTTTGGGCCGTAACCTAATGCCCCGGTCAGAATACTCAGAGGCTCTGGCAACTCAAATTGACGGGCAAGTGCGCGAAATCGCTAAGCAGAGCTTTGACCGTGCCCGTGAGGTGTTGAGAAACAATCGGCCCTTGATGGACCGACTGGTGGATATGTTGCTAGAGCAGGAAACGATGGATGGTGATCAGTTCCGCCAGCTGGTTGCAGAATATACGCCGCTGCCTGAAAAGACTCTAGTTCAGTCCAACACCTGA
- a CDS encoding NAD(P)H-dependent oxidoreductase produces MVKFVGISGSLREGSYSYLALQEVSRRLAALGAEVEILDLRQLNLPFCNGEKEYPDHPDVALLRSRVQEASGLILATPEYHGSASGVLKNALDLMSFDQLSDKTTGLISVLGGQSNSNALNDLRIIMRWVHAWVIPEQVAIGQAWNAFDSEGKLKDPKLAERFDRFAESLFRYTQTLSQVA; encoded by the coding sequence ATGGTCAAATTTGTAGGAATTTCAGGCAGTCTTCGAGAAGGCTCCTACAGCTATTTAGCGCTGCAAGAGGTGTCTCGCCGTCTCGCTGCCCTAGGGGCCGAGGTAGAAATACTCGATCTGCGGCAGCTAAATTTGCCCTTTTGCAATGGTGAAAAAGAGTATCCAGACCACCCCGATGTGGCGCTTTTAAGAAGCCGAGTTCAAGAGGCTAGCGGACTGATTCTGGCAACTCCCGAGTACCACGGTAGCGCCAGCGGCGTGCTCAAAAATGCGCTTGATCTGATGAGCTTTGATCAGCTCTCGGACAAAACCACTGGACTGATCAGCGTCTTAGGCGGGCAGAGCAACAGCAATGCGCTAAACGATCTGCGCATCATCATGCGGTGGGTTCACGCTTGGGTTATTCCCGAGCAGGTAGCCATTGGCCAAGCCTGGAACGCCTTTGACAGTGAGGGCAAGCTCAAAGATCCCAAGCTAGCCGAACGGTTCGATCGCTTTGCCGAGAGCTTGTTTCGCTATACCCAGACCTTGAGCCAGGTCGCTTAA